One genomic segment of Falco biarmicus isolate bFalBia1 chromosome 15, bFalBia1.pri, whole genome shotgun sequence includes these proteins:
- the LOC130159329 gene encoding RNA-binding Raly-like protein isoform X1 encodes MTLFGSGDAGWRYLDMAREPKPSRARLGQKRQHGSSLYHSNCDLDYDLYRDNFPYRVYEYQKIPPLINRIPVKARRTHVGAGGKSSPSPQPGARSSTSSTVGRTKLRAEELHSIKGELSQIKAQVDSLLESLDRMDQRRERLAGSKESEKKRVETGAESPSPAGEGSREPRGKEGTGADGHSDLRNIDSAEESTDTEETVGGGLDPVPGPLLF; translated from the exons ATTTGGACATGGCCAGGGAACCCAAGCCAAGCCGGGCCAGGCTGGGCCAGAAGCGGCAGCATGGCAGCAGCCTGTACCA cagtaACTGCGACCTGGACTACGATCTCTACAGGGACAACTTCCCGTATCG GGTGTACGAGTACCAGAAGATCCCCCCCCTCATTAACCGCATCCCGGTCAAGGCCAGACGAACTCACGTGGGAGCAGGAGGCAAAAGCAGCCCgagcccccagcctggggcGAGGAGCAGCACTAGCTCCACAGTGGGACGGACAAAGT TGCGGGCCGAAGAGCTGCACTCCATCAAGGGGGAGCTGAGCCAGATCAAGGCGCAGGTGGACAGTCTGCTGGAGAGTCTGGATCGCATGGACCAGCGGAGGGAGCGTCTCGCGG GGTCCAAGGAGAGTGAGAAGAAGAGGGTAGAGACAGGGGCAGAGTCGCCGTCTCCAGCAGGAGAGGGGTCACGGGAGCCCCGGGGAAAGGAGGGGACAGGAGCTGACGGGCACAGTGACCTGCGCAACATTGACAGTGCTGAGGAGAGCACAGACACGGAGGAGACGGTAGGAGGAGGGCTAGATCCTGTGCCAGGCCCACTGCTTTTCTAG
- the LOC130159329 gene encoding RNA-binding Raly-like protein isoform X2 — MTLFGSGDAGWRYLDMAREPKPSRARLGQKRQHGSSLYHSNCDLDYDLYRDNFPYRVYEYQKIPPLINRIPVKARRTHVGAGGKSSPSPQPGARSSTSSTVGRTKLRAEELHSIKGELSQIKAQVDSLLESLDRMDQRRERLAGSKESEKKRVETGAESPSPAGEGSREPRGKEGTGADGHSDLRNIDSAEESTDTEETMKNHMSDPEGSQ, encoded by the exons ATTTGGACATGGCCAGGGAACCCAAGCCAAGCCGGGCCAGGCTGGGCCAGAAGCGGCAGCATGGCAGCAGCCTGTACCA cagtaACTGCGACCTGGACTACGATCTCTACAGGGACAACTTCCCGTATCG GGTGTACGAGTACCAGAAGATCCCCCCCCTCATTAACCGCATCCCGGTCAAGGCCAGACGAACTCACGTGGGAGCAGGAGGCAAAAGCAGCCCgagcccccagcctggggcGAGGAGCAGCACTAGCTCCACAGTGGGACGGACAAAGT TGCGGGCCGAAGAGCTGCACTCCATCAAGGGGGAGCTGAGCCAGATCAAGGCGCAGGTGGACAGTCTGCTGGAGAGTCTGGATCGCATGGACCAGCGGAGGGAGCGTCTCGCGG GGTCCAAGGAGAGTGAGAAGAAGAGGGTAGAGACAGGGGCAGAGTCGCCGTCTCCAGCAGGAGAGGGGTCACGGGAGCCCCGGGGAAAGGAGGGGACAGGAGCTGACGGGCACAGTGACCTGCGCAACATTGACAGTGCTGAGGAGAGCACAGACACGGAGGAGACG ATGAAAAACCACATGTCAGACCCTGAGGGGAGCCAGTAG